The following are from one region of the Salvia splendens isolate huo1 chromosome 2, SspV2, whole genome shotgun sequence genome:
- the LOC121792617 gene encoding ent-kaurenoic acid oxidase 2-like isoform X1 gives MMLLVVGLCCVVVFLIVKWVLRSVNEWYYERELGERRYELPPGDLGWPFIGNMWSFLRAFKCSRPDSFISNLADRYGNSGMYKAHMFGNPSIIVTTAEGCRKVLTDDEAFKPGWPSSTMHLIGKHSFVAIFDEEHRWLRKLTSAPVNGHEVLSLYMKYIEDNVVVALERWAGMGKIEFLTELRKLTFRIIMYIFLSSESEQVMELMEREYTILNYGVRAMAINIPGFAYHSALKARKRLVAVLQSIVTARRELRMKNPVRAKKDMMDALMDAQDDKGRRLRDEEIIDILVMYLNAGHESSGHITMWATVFLQNHPDVLKRAQAEQEEIVKKRGPDQKGVTLKEIREMVYLDKVIDETLRVVTFSLTVFREAKKDVRVCGYTIPKGWKVLVWFRGVHFNPETYPDPTKFDPSRWDGFTPKAGNFLPFGGGSRLCPGNDLAKIEISIFLHHFLLNYQLERHNPGSPLMYLPHNRPKDNCLGTITRRSAHQK, from the exons GGAGTGTGAATGAGTGGTATTATGAGAGGGAGTTAGGAGAGAGAAGGTATGAACTCCCACCAGGTGATCTTGGCTGGCCTTTCATTGGCAACATGTGGTCCTTCCTTAGAGCTTTCAAGTGCAGCAGACCTGATTCTTTCATCTCCAACCTTGCTGACAg ATATGGGAATTCTGGAATGTACAAAGCCCACATGTTTGGTAATCCTAGCATAATTGTGACCACAGCAGAAGGATGCCGGAAAGTTTTAACTGATGATGAGGCCTTCAAGCCTGGATGGCCCTCTTCAACTATGCACCTTATTGGAAAACACTCATTTGTGGCGATTTTTGATGAAGAGCACAGGTGGCTGCGCAAGTTAACATCTGCCCCTGTGAACGGACACGAGGTGTTGTCCTTGTACATGAAATACATCGAAGACAATGTGGTGGTCGCCTTAGAAAGATGGGCGGGGATGGGGAAGATTGAGTTCTTGACTGAGCTCAGAAAGCTCACATTTAGAATAATCATGTATATATTCCTGAGCTCGGAGAGCGAGCAGGTAATGGAGTTGATGGAGAGGGAGTACACCATCCTCAACTATGGCGTTCGAGCAATGGCAATCAACATACCTGGATTTGCCTACCACTCTGCTCTCAAG GCGCGTAAGAGGCTGGTTGCCGTTCTCCAGTCTATAGTGACAGCACGAAGGGAGTTGAGGATGAAGAACCCTGTGAGGGCGAAGAAGGACATGATGGACGCGCTGATGGATGCTCAAGACGACAAAGGGCGGAGACTGAGAGACGAGGAGATCATCGATATTCTAGTTATGTATCTCAACGCGGGCCATGAGTCCTCTGGACATATCACCATGTGGGCAACGGTCTTCCTGCAGAACCATCCGGATGTTCTCAAACGAGCTCAG GCAGAGCAAGAAGAGATAGTAAAGAAGAGGGGACCGGATCAGAAAGGGGTAACGCTTAAAGAAATACGTGAAATGGTGTATCTTGACAAGGTGATCGATGAAACACTCCGTGTGGTGACATTCTCACTGACCGTGTTCAGAGAGGCGAAGAAGGATGTTCGCGTGTGTG GGTACACAATTCCAAAGGGGTGGAAGGTATTGGTGTGGTTTAGAGGAGTTCATTTCAACCCGGAGACATATCCCGATCCCACCAAGTTCGATCCTTCAAGATGGGAT GGATTCACACCGAAGGCCGGGAATTTCCTTCCTTTCGGGGGAGGAAGCAGGCTCTGCCCCGGAAATGATCTAGCCAAGATTGAAATCTCCATCTTTCTCCAccattttcttttgaattacCA GCTGGAACGCCATAATCCCGGGAGTCCATTGATGTACCTACCTCATAACAGGCCTAAGGATAACTGTCTAGGAACAATTACCAGACGCTCTGCGCATCAGAAATAA
- the LOC121792617 gene encoding ent-kaurenoic acid oxidase 1-like isoform X2 codes for MYKAHMFGNPSIIVTTAEGCRKVLTDDEAFKPGWPSSTMHLIGKHSFVAIFDEEHRWLRKLTSAPVNGHEVLSLYMKYIEDNVVVALERWAGMGKIEFLTELRKLTFRIIMYIFLSSESEQVMELMEREYTILNYGVRAMAINIPGFAYHSALKARKRLVAVLQSIVTARRELRMKNPVRAKKDMMDALMDAQDDKGRRLRDEEIIDILVMYLNAGHESSGHITMWATVFLQNHPDVLKRAQAEQEEIVKKRGPDQKGVTLKEIREMVYLDKVIDETLRVVTFSLTVFREAKKDVRVCGYTIPKGWKVLVWFRGVHFNPETYPDPTKFDPSRWDGFTPKAGNFLPFGGGSRLCPGNDLAKIEISIFLHHFLLNYQLERHNPGSPLMYLPHNRPKDNCLGTITRRSAHQK; via the exons ATGTACAAAGCCCACATGTTTGGTAATCCTAGCATAATTGTGACCACAGCAGAAGGATGCCGGAAAGTTTTAACTGATGATGAGGCCTTCAAGCCTGGATGGCCCTCTTCAACTATGCACCTTATTGGAAAACACTCATTTGTGGCGATTTTTGATGAAGAGCACAGGTGGCTGCGCAAGTTAACATCTGCCCCTGTGAACGGACACGAGGTGTTGTCCTTGTACATGAAATACATCGAAGACAATGTGGTGGTCGCCTTAGAAAGATGGGCGGGGATGGGGAAGATTGAGTTCTTGACTGAGCTCAGAAAGCTCACATTTAGAATAATCATGTATATATTCCTGAGCTCGGAGAGCGAGCAGGTAATGGAGTTGATGGAGAGGGAGTACACCATCCTCAACTATGGCGTTCGAGCAATGGCAATCAACATACCTGGATTTGCCTACCACTCTGCTCTCAAG GCGCGTAAGAGGCTGGTTGCCGTTCTCCAGTCTATAGTGACAGCACGAAGGGAGTTGAGGATGAAGAACCCTGTGAGGGCGAAGAAGGACATGATGGACGCGCTGATGGATGCTCAAGACGACAAAGGGCGGAGACTGAGAGACGAGGAGATCATCGATATTCTAGTTATGTATCTCAACGCGGGCCATGAGTCCTCTGGACATATCACCATGTGGGCAACGGTCTTCCTGCAGAACCATCCGGATGTTCTCAAACGAGCTCAG GCAGAGCAAGAAGAGATAGTAAAGAAGAGGGGACCGGATCAGAAAGGGGTAACGCTTAAAGAAATACGTGAAATGGTGTATCTTGACAAGGTGATCGATGAAACACTCCGTGTGGTGACATTCTCACTGACCGTGTTCAGAGAGGCGAAGAAGGATGTTCGCGTGTGTG GGTACACAATTCCAAAGGGGTGGAAGGTATTGGTGTGGTTTAGAGGAGTTCATTTCAACCCGGAGACATATCCCGATCCCACCAAGTTCGATCCTTCAAGATGGGAT GGATTCACACCGAAGGCCGGGAATTTCCTTCCTTTCGGGGGAGGAAGCAGGCTCTGCCCCGGAAATGATCTAGCCAAGATTGAAATCTCCATCTTTCTCCAccattttcttttgaattacCA GCTGGAACGCCATAATCCCGGGAGTCCATTGATGTACCTACCTCATAACAGGCCTAAGGATAACTGTCTAGGAACAATTACCAGACGCTCTGCGCATCAGAAATAA